One genomic segment of Arthrobacter sp. Marseille-P9274 includes these proteins:
- a CDS encoding MMPL family transporter, which yields MASLLYSLGKLAARKRWWFVSAWLAVMVAIGGSVAAFAGTLSNTFTIPGTPSQQVLDELQDSLPDAAGGLGTIVFSTDDGGEFSNEQRDAVARLAKNLGELDAVKSATDPFELQSALDDAPQKIDDGQAQLDEAEAKLDQGRADLDAGREQLEPGKAQLAAAEEQLQAAEAQAAQADAAGQPAMAAQIRAQLEAQRAQLEPQKAQLEAAEARLDDAEQQLEDGRSDYESGVADLEAAKLQQQSSEGVRFVSDTGSVAVMQVQFEKSMMEVAKEDREAVQQVTESALVSGLHAEYSKDIVEDISQLFGAAEVIGIAVAAAVLVIMLGTLIAAGLPLLMAVVGVGVGVGGTIALSGVVEMSSISPVLALMLGLAVGIDYSLFIVNRHRSQLLAGMPLEESIGRATGTSGNAVLFAGLTVIIALAALAVPGIPFLTVLGLAGAATVAVAVVVALTLTPAMLAVIGKRILSKRAWARAGMSGPAAGTTAITTADPASVNDPKRSWARVVTRRPWLALVAGVALLGVMAVPATQLRLGLPDGSSEPADSTAYRAYTQLGESFGEGINGPLVVVADLPDGLEGSEADEKLLQVSRELRALDHVTAAVPFGTSDDGRTAALQVIPEEGPAAESTEDLVHNLRAQAGEIEASTGVGISVTGQPAMQIDVSDKLADAMPVYLAIVIGLSLILLLLVFRSILVPLLATAGFLLSLGASFGAVVAIYQWGWLDGIFGVHDPGPILSFLPMILIGVLFGLAMDYQMFLVSGMRESYAHGEEARAAVVSGFNHGAKVVTAAAIIMVSVFAGFVFSHLTMVRPIGFGLALGVLLDAFVVRMTLIPAAMHLLGKSVWWMPRWLEKILPDVDVEGAKLSAPAPASREPEPEPVGVR from the coding sequence ATGGCTTCTCTGCTGTATTCGCTCGGCAAACTCGCCGCCCGCAAACGCTGGTGGTTCGTCTCGGCCTGGCTGGCGGTGATGGTGGCCATCGGCGGATCCGTGGCAGCCTTCGCCGGCACGCTCTCCAACACCTTCACCATTCCCGGCACGCCCTCCCAGCAGGTGCTCGACGAGCTGCAGGACAGCCTTCCGGACGCCGCGGGCGGGCTGGGCACCATTGTGTTCAGCACGGACGACGGCGGGGAGTTCAGCAACGAGCAGCGGGACGCGGTCGCCCGGCTGGCCAAGAACCTGGGGGAGCTCGACGCGGTCAAGAGCGCGACGGACCCGTTCGAGCTCCAGTCCGCGCTGGATGACGCCCCGCAGAAGATCGACGACGGCCAGGCCCAGCTCGACGAGGCCGAGGCCAAGCTGGACCAGGGCCGGGCGGACCTGGATGCCGGACGCGAGCAGCTGGAGCCCGGAAAGGCGCAGCTGGCAGCGGCCGAAGAGCAGCTGCAGGCCGCCGAGGCGCAGGCCGCCCAGGCCGACGCCGCGGGACAGCCCGCCATGGCAGCCCAGATCCGTGCCCAGCTGGAGGCCCAGCGCGCGCAGCTGGAGCCGCAGAAGGCCCAGCTCGAGGCGGCCGAGGCCCGGCTGGACGACGCCGAGCAGCAGCTCGAGGACGGCCGCTCCGACTATGAGTCCGGCGTCGCCGACCTGGAGGCCGCGAAGCTGCAGCAGCAGTCCTCCGAGGGCGTGCGCTTTGTCAGCGACACCGGCAGCGTCGCCGTCATGCAGGTCCAGTTCGAGAAGTCGATGATGGAGGTTGCCAAGGAGGACCGCGAGGCCGTCCAGCAGGTGACCGAGTCGGCGCTGGTCAGCGGGCTGCACGCCGAGTACAGCAAGGACATCGTCGAGGACATTTCGCAGCTCTTCGGCGCCGCCGAGGTCATCGGCATCGCCGTCGCGGCAGCCGTGCTGGTCATCATGCTCGGCACGCTGATCGCCGCGGGCCTGCCGCTGCTCATGGCGGTCGTCGGCGTCGGCGTGGGCGTCGGCGGCACGATCGCGCTCTCGGGTGTCGTGGAAATGAGCTCCATCTCGCCGGTGCTGGCGCTGATGCTGGGCCTGGCCGTGGGCATCGACTACTCGCTGTTCATCGTCAACCGGCACCGCTCCCAGCTGCTGGCCGGCATGCCGCTGGAGGAATCCATCGGCCGCGCCACCGGCACCTCCGGCAACGCCGTGCTGTTCGCCGGCCTGACCGTCATCATCGCGCTCGCAGCGCTCGCCGTGCCCGGCATCCCGTTCCTGACCGTGCTGGGACTCGCCGGCGCCGCGACGGTGGCCGTCGCCGTCGTCGTTGCCCTCACCCTGACCCCGGCGATGCTCGCCGTGATCGGCAAGCGCATCCTCTCGAAGCGGGCGTGGGCCAGGGCGGGCATGTCCGGTCCCGCGGCCGGCACCACAGCAATAACGACGGCGGATCCAGCCTCGGTGAACGACCCCAAGCGCAGCTGGGCTCGGGTAGTCACCCGGCGGCCCTGGCTGGCGCTGGTGGCCGGCGTGGCGCTGCTTGGTGTGATGGCGGTGCCGGCCACGCAGCTGCGGCTGGGGCTGCCGGACGGCAGCTCGGAGCCGGCCGATTCCACCGCCTACCGCGCCTACACCCAGCTTGGGGAGAGCTTCGGCGAGGGCATCAACGGCCCGCTGGTCGTTGTGGCAGACCTGCCGGACGGCCTGGAAGGCAGCGAGGCGGACGAGAAGCTGCTGCAGGTGTCCCGCGAACTGCGGGCCCTGGACCATGTGACCGCGGCGGTGCCGTTCGGGACCAGCGACGACGGCCGCACCGCCGCGCTGCAGGTCATCCCGGAGGAAGGACCGGCCGCCGAGAGCACCGAGGACCTGGTCCACAACCTGCGGGCCCAGGCCGGCGAGATCGAGGCGAGCACCGGCGTCGGAATTTCCGTCACCGGGCAGCCCGCGATGCAGATCGACGTGTCCGACAAGCTCGCCGATGCCATGCCGGTATACCTGGCGATCGTGATCGGACTGTCGCTGATCCTGCTGCTGCTGGTGTTCCGCTCCATTCTGGTGCCGCTGCTGGCGACCGCCGGGTTCCTGCTCTCGCTCGGTGCCAGCTTCGGCGCCGTGGTGGCGATCTACCAGTGGGGCTGGCTGGACGGCATCTTCGGCGTGCACGATCCGGGCCCGATCCTGAGCTTCCTGCCGATGATCCTGATCGGCGTGCTGTTCGGGCTGGCGATGGACTACCAGATGTTCCTGGTCTCCGGGATGCGCGAGTCCTACGCGCACGGCGAGGAGGCCCGGGCGGCGGTGGTCAGCGGGTTCAACCACGGCGCCAAGGTGGTCACGGCCGCGGCGATCATCATGGTCTCGGTCTTCGCCGGGTTCGTCTTCTCCCACCTGACCATGGTCCGGCCGATCGGCTTCGGGCTCGCGCTCGGCGTGCTGCTGGACGCGTTCGTGGTGCGCATGACGCTGATCCCGGCGGCGATGCACCTGCTGGGCAAGTCGGTGTGGTGGATGCCGCGGTGGCTGGAGAAGATCCTGCCGGATGTGGACGTGGAAGGGGCCAAGCTGTCCGCGCCGGCGCCGGCGTCGCGGGAGCCCGAGCCGGAACCCGTCGGGGTCCGCTAG
- a CDS encoding NAD(P)H-hydrate dehydratase produces MIRAWTGAQVREAERPLLEAGEGPALMVRAAHGLAVSVLRALRLRRGRVYGARLVVLAGSGNNGGDALYAAAAVARRGVRTTAVLTSARCHPDALAAFSAAGGSAVRLQEENTAELAGLCAGADVLVDGILGTGAAGGLRGPAAGLVRAITEAGAPLVVACDLPSGTSADTGGLFEPVLRADLTVTFGGTKAGLLTGPAAGAAGAVETIDIGLGPHLPRPGLRRMEPSDLRRLWPVPARDSHKYTRGVLGVVAGSEQYPGAALLCTQAAAATGVGMVRYLGPREVCRLVNASTPEAVCSSSDSVADSRVQAWLVGPGTGTDAEQAQRVLDALASGLPVVADASALDELPGELGPQVVLTPHAGELVRILAAQNVEVTREQVEAAPSEFAALAAGLTGATVLLKGAATVIASPSGALFSQDNATPWMAAAGSGDTLAGILGALAATVDRADLAAAGIEPQDHTAGIAAMAAAVHGLAGTAASAGGPINASDISRALPETVRALLRG; encoded by the coding sequence ATGATCCGCGCCTGGACCGGCGCGCAGGTCCGCGAGGCGGAGCGGCCGCTGCTGGAGGCCGGCGAGGGGCCGGCCCTGATGGTGCGGGCTGCCCACGGCCTGGCCGTGTCCGTGCTGCGGGCGCTGCGCCTTCGCCGCGGACGGGTCTACGGCGCCCGGCTCGTGGTCCTCGCCGGCAGCGGCAACAACGGCGGGGACGCACTCTATGCCGCAGCCGCGGTGGCGCGCAGGGGAGTGCGGACGACGGCGGTGCTCACCTCGGCGCGCTGCCACCCGGACGCCCTGGCCGCCTTCTCCGCCGCGGGCGGCAGTGCCGTTCGGCTGCAGGAGGAGAACACCGCGGAACTGGCAGGACTGTGCGCCGGCGCAGACGTGCTGGTCGACGGGATCCTCGGCACCGGCGCGGCCGGAGGCCTGCGCGGCCCGGCCGCCGGCCTGGTCCGCGCAATCACCGAGGCCGGAGCGCCGCTCGTGGTGGCCTGCGACCTGCCCAGCGGCACGTCGGCGGACACGGGCGGACTGTTCGAGCCGGTGCTCCGCGCCGACCTCACGGTCACCTTCGGCGGAACCAAGGCCGGCCTGCTCACCGGACCGGCCGCGGGTGCCGCCGGCGCCGTGGAGACGATCGACATCGGCCTCGGCCCGCACCTGCCGCGGCCTGGGCTCAGGCGGATGGAGCCCTCGGATCTCCGCAGGCTGTGGCCGGTACCGGCGCGCGATTCGCACAAGTACACCCGCGGGGTGCTGGGTGTCGTCGCCGGCTCGGAACAGTATCCGGGCGCCGCGCTGCTGTGCACCCAAGCCGCCGCGGCTACCGGGGTAGGCATGGTCCGCTACCTCGGTCCCCGGGAGGTCTGCCGGCTGGTGAACGCTTCCACGCCGGAGGCGGTGTGCAGCAGTTCGGACTCCGTCGCGGACAGCCGGGTGCAGGCGTGGCTCGTGGGACCGGGAACCGGGACCGACGCGGAGCAGGCGCAGCGCGTGCTGGATGCCCTCGCCTCGGGCCTGCCCGTGGTCGCCGACGCCAGCGCGCTGGACGAACTGCCCGGGGAACTGGGGCCGCAGGTCGTGCTGACGCCGCACGCCGGCGAGCTGGTCCGGATCCTCGCCGCGCAGAACGTGGAGGTCACACGCGAGCAGGTGGAAGCCGCGCCGTCGGAATTTGCCGCGCTCGCCGCCGGCCTGACCGGGGCAACCGTCCTGCTCAAGGGAGCGGCGACGGTCATCGCCTCGCCGTCCGGCGCGCTCTTCAGCCAGGACAATGCAACGCCGTGGATGGCCGCCGCTGGCTCCGGGGATACGTTGGCCGGCATCCTGGGCGCACTCGCCGCCACGGTGGACCGGGCGGACCTGGCGGCGGCCGGCATCGAGCCGCAGGACCACACCGCCGGCATCGCGGCTATGGCCGCCGCCGTCCACGGGCTCGCGGGAACCGCAGCCTCCGCAGGAGGGCCAATCAACGCGTCGGACATCAGCCGCGCCCTGCCGGAGACCGTCCGGGCCCTGCTGCGGGGCTGA
- a CDS encoding NAD-dependent epimerase/dehydratase family protein → MRLLILGGTAWLGGTIAAIAVRRGHAVTCLARGSGNSPPAGTEFVRADRDAPEAYAAVAQRDWDAVIDVSRQPGQVRGAAAAMARRARHYTFVSSASVYADHGTPGAAEDAGLLPPLDGDVMDSMEVYGEAKVACEQHVLAHFGPKRSLIVRSGLVAGPGDETGRTGYWPLRFARPAAEDGRVLVPEAPDLATQVVDVRDLAAWIVGATARGVSGIFNAMGDALQLAEHLAEARGVAGHTGPLVAADQDWLLAHGVQPWMGARSLPLWLPLPEYAGFSSRSTAAAKAAGLSLRPLRETLADTLAWELERGADRTRAAGLSADEERDLLRARASDAG, encoded by the coding sequence ATGCGACTCCTGATTCTCGGCGGAACCGCCTGGCTCGGCGGCACCATCGCAGCGATTGCCGTCCGGCGCGGGCACGCTGTCACCTGCCTCGCCCGCGGATCCGGGAACTCCCCGCCCGCCGGCACGGAGTTCGTGCGCGCAGACCGCGACGCCCCGGAAGCCTACGCGGCGGTGGCGCAGCGGGACTGGGACGCTGTCATCGACGTCTCGCGCCAGCCCGGCCAGGTCCGCGGAGCAGCCGCAGCGATGGCCCGCCGCGCCAGGCACTACACCTTCGTCTCCTCCGCCTCCGTCTACGCGGACCACGGCACGCCCGGTGCCGCCGAGGATGCCGGACTACTGCCGCCCCTGGACGGGGATGTCATGGACAGCATGGAGGTCTATGGGGAAGCAAAGGTTGCCTGCGAGCAGCACGTGCTGGCGCACTTCGGACCGAAGCGCAGCCTGATCGTGCGGTCCGGCCTCGTTGCCGGGCCGGGGGACGAAACCGGCCGCACCGGCTACTGGCCGCTGCGCTTCGCCCGACCGGCCGCCGAGGACGGCAGGGTCCTGGTCCCCGAGGCACCGGACCTCGCCACGCAGGTCGTCGACGTCCGCGACCTGGCCGCCTGGATCGTCGGTGCCACGGCTCGGGGCGTCAGCGGGATCTTCAACGCAATGGGCGACGCCCTGCAGCTGGCGGAGCATCTGGCCGAGGCGCGCGGCGTCGCCGGACATACCGGCCCGCTTGTCGCCGCGGACCAGGACTGGCTGCTCGCCCACGGCGTACAACCGTGGATGGGCGCCAGGTCGCTGCCGCTGTGGCTGCCGCTGCCGGAGTACGCGGGCTTCAGTTCGCGCAGCACCGCCGCGGCGAAGGCGGCGGGCCTGTCCCTGCGGCCGCTGCGCGAGACGTTGGCGGACACCCTCGCCTGGGAACTGGAACGCGGCGCGGACCGGACGCGCGCCGCAGGCCTGAGCGCGGACGAGGAACGGGACCTGCTTCGGGCCCGGGCGTCGGATGCGGGCTGA
- the alr gene encoding alanine racemase: protein MNSAASESFDRQAVIDLEAIRDNIRQFLQVAEPARVMAVVKADGYGHGALPVARAALEAGASWLGVAHITEALALRAAGIEAPILAWLHTPDSDFAAAITANIDIGISGWELEHVAAAAQEVQRPARVQLKIDTGLGRNGCPADRWEELIGQASAFQEEGLLRVVGVFSHLAVADEPHRPETDEQIDRFREAVAVAEDAGMDLEVRHLANTPGTLSRPDAHFDMVRVGLGTYGLSPFENERPEDLKLRPAMTLRAKVANCKRVPEGQGVSYGLRYRTEGPSTLVLVPMGYGDGIPRNASGAQVAIGGKRYDVVGRVAMDQFVVDLRTAESPDLVGEEVILFGAGEDVPGAADWAAAAGTINYEIVTRISPRVPRVYVGQTPVDDGGAPAGSAE, encoded by the coding sequence GTGAATTCAGCAGCATCCGAGAGTTTTGACCGCCAGGCCGTCATCGATCTGGAGGCCATCCGGGACAACATCCGGCAGTTCCTGCAAGTGGCCGAGCCCGCCCGCGTGATGGCGGTGGTCAAGGCGGACGGCTACGGCCACGGAGCGCTGCCGGTGGCACGCGCGGCCCTGGAAGCCGGCGCCTCCTGGTTGGGCGTCGCCCACATCACCGAGGCCCTGGCCCTGCGTGCGGCCGGCATCGAGGCTCCCATCCTGGCCTGGCTGCACACCCCGGACAGCGACTTCGCCGCCGCCATCACGGCCAACATCGACATCGGCATCTCCGGCTGGGAACTCGAACACGTGGCGGCGGCCGCCCAGGAAGTCCAGCGGCCTGCCCGGGTGCAGCTTAAAATCGACACCGGCCTGGGGCGCAACGGCTGTCCGGCGGACCGCTGGGAGGAGCTGATCGGCCAGGCCTCCGCCTTCCAGGAAGAGGGGCTGCTGCGCGTGGTCGGCGTGTTCTCCCACCTGGCGGTGGCGGACGAGCCGCACAGGCCGGAAACGGACGAGCAGATCGATCGTTTCCGCGAAGCCGTGGCCGTCGCCGAGGACGCCGGGATGGACCTCGAAGTCCGCCACCTGGCCAACACGCCGGGGACCCTGAGCCGGCCGGACGCCCATTTCGACATGGTGCGCGTGGGCCTTGGCACTTACGGCCTTTCCCCCTTCGAAAACGAGCGCCCCGAAGACCTCAAGCTTCGGCCCGCGATGACGCTGCGCGCCAAGGTGGCGAACTGCAAGCGCGTGCCGGAGGGCCAGGGCGTATCCTACGGGCTGCGCTACCGGACGGAGGGACCCAGCACGCTGGTCCTGGTGCCGATGGGCTACGGGGACGGCATCCCGCGCAACGCCAGCGGCGCGCAGGTGGCCATCGGAGGCAAACGCTACGACGTCGTCGGGCGGGTGGCGATGGATCAGTTCGTGGTGGACTTGCGGACCGCGGAGTCGCCCGACCTCGTCGGTGAGGAAGTCATCCTGTTCGGCGCGGGCGAAGACGTTCCGGGGGCGGCGGACTGGGCCGCGGCGGCAGGCACCATCAACTACGAGATCGTCACCCGGATCAGTCCCCGGGTGCCCCGGGTCTACGTCGGCCAGACACCCGTTGACGACGGCGGTGCGCCCGCCGGGAGCGCCGAGTGA
- a CDS encoding TetR/AcrR family transcriptional regulator, with the protein MQESTSAASPSRRELNKQATRDAISAAALSLAREQGPGGFTVDALADAAGVSRRTFFNYFPSIEAAVARPIEEFLDEAFSRLDERPADEPIVDAVMATLGGDMSREQMAVLCEVYAMTEDSPQLERMQLQLWNSAQQKLEDGLTVRLGAAAGELLVRALAGSLVACAKAAMRTAADSAAGRNPDPLAFHNHLLESIGLLRSGFNINGINPKDS; encoded by the coding sequence GTGCAGGAATCTACATCCGCGGCTTCACCGAGCCGCCGCGAACTGAACAAGCAGGCCACCCGGGACGCGATCTCCGCCGCGGCCTTGAGTCTGGCCCGCGAGCAGGGGCCCGGGGGCTTCACCGTGGACGCCCTGGCCGACGCGGCCGGCGTCTCCCGCCGCACCTTCTTCAACTACTTCCCCTCCATCGAGGCGGCGGTGGCCCGGCCGATCGAGGAGTTCCTCGACGAGGCCTTCAGCCGGCTGGACGAACGCCCGGCGGATGAGCCCATCGTGGACGCGGTGATGGCGACCCTCGGCGGCGACATGAGCCGGGAGCAGATGGCGGTGCTCTGCGAGGTCTACGCCATGACCGAAGACAGCCCGCAGCTGGAGCGCATGCAGCTGCAGCTCTGGAACAGCGCCCAGCAGAAGCTCGAAGACGGGCTGACCGTCAGGCTCGGCGCGGCCGCCGGCGAACTGCTGGTCCGCGCGCTCGCCGGGTCGCTGGTGGCGTGCGCCAAAGCCGCGATGCGGACCGCCGCCGACTCCGCCGCGGGGCGCAATCCGGACCCTTTGGCCTTCCACAACCACCTGCTGGAGAGCATCGGCCTGCTCCGCAGCGGCTTCAATATCAACGGCATCAACCCCAAGGACTCCTAG
- the treZ gene encoding malto-oligosyltrehalose trehalohydrolase has protein sequence MSRFDVWAPRAESLELVAAGRQYAMQRADGGWWRLPEDAAVSEGEVDYGYRIDNADKPLADPRSRRQPDGVHGLSRTFDPAQHSWTDAGWRSPGLNGGVIYELHVGTFTPEGTLDAAAEKLEYLAELGVDHVELLPVNAFNGTHNWGYDGVLWYAVQESYGGPAAYQRFVDAAHRQGIGVIQDVVYNHLGPSGNYLPQFGPYLAAAGANPWGDSINLDGPESDEVRRYIVDNALMWFRDFHVDGLRLDAVHALHDERAVHILEELSAATEACAAELGKPLFLVAESDLNNPRMIEPRTRNGLGLDGQWSDDFHHAVHVNLTGETSGYYADFDSLGALAKVLTGGFFHDGSYSSFRHRHHGRPINKEHVTARQLVVCTQNHDQIGNRAAGDRLSATLDYGSLALAAVLNLTSPFTPMLFMGEEFAASTPWQFFTSHPEPELGEATSQGRLREFERMGWDAAAVPDPQDESTFTNSKLRWSEVEDGDHARLLQLYRELIRLRRQEPELTSADLQAVAVDFDEDRRWLLLRRGRVTVAFNFAEDERRIEAGPGRLLLATDPDAKLDGALSLPGRSAAVLRRQGEGSA, from the coding sequence ATGAGCCGCTTCGATGTGTGGGCCCCGCGGGCCGAATCGCTGGAACTGGTCGCCGCCGGCCGGCAGTATGCCATGCAGCGCGCGGACGGCGGCTGGTGGCGGCTGCCGGAGGACGCCGCCGTGTCCGAGGGCGAGGTGGACTACGGCTACCGGATCGACAACGCGGACAAGCCGCTCGCCGATCCCCGCTCGCGCCGCCAGCCGGACGGCGTCCACGGCCTCTCGCGGACCTTCGATCCGGCGCAGCACTCCTGGACGGACGCCGGCTGGCGTTCGCCGGGGCTCAACGGCGGCGTGATCTACGAGCTGCACGTGGGGACCTTCACGCCCGAGGGCACGCTGGACGCGGCGGCGGAGAAGCTGGAGTACCTCGCCGAGCTCGGCGTGGACCATGTGGAACTGCTGCCGGTCAACGCCTTCAACGGCACCCACAACTGGGGCTATGACGGCGTGCTCTGGTACGCGGTGCAGGAAAGCTACGGCGGCCCGGCCGCGTACCAGCGCTTCGTGGACGCGGCGCACCGGCAGGGGATCGGCGTGATCCAGGACGTGGTGTACAACCACCTGGGTCCGAGTGGCAACTACCTGCCGCAGTTCGGCCCGTACCTGGCCGCCGCCGGAGCCAACCCCTGGGGCGACTCGATCAACCTGGACGGGCCCGAATCGGACGAGGTCCGGCGGTACATCGTGGACAACGCGCTGATGTGGTTCCGCGACTTCCACGTGGACGGCCTGCGCCTCGACGCGGTGCACGCCCTGCACGACGAGCGCGCGGTGCACATCCTCGAGGAGCTCTCCGCCGCCACGGAAGCCTGCGCCGCGGAACTGGGCAAGCCGCTGTTCCTGGTCGCCGAGTCGGACCTGAACAACCCGCGGATGATCGAGCCCCGCACGCGCAACGGCCTCGGCCTGGACGGCCAGTGGAGCGACGACTTCCACCACGCCGTGCACGTGAACCTGACCGGGGAGACCTCGGGCTACTACGCGGACTTCGACTCCCTCGGTGCGCTGGCCAAGGTGCTGACCGGCGGGTTCTTCCACGACGGCAGCTACTCCTCGTTCCGGCACCGCCACCACGGGCGGCCCATCAATAAGGAGCACGTGACGGCGCGGCAGCTGGTGGTCTGCACGCAGAACCATGACCAGATCGGCAACCGTGCCGCGGGGGACCGGCTCTCCGCCACCCTGGACTACGGCTCGCTGGCGCTGGCGGCCGTGCTGAACCTGACCTCGCCGTTCACGCCCATGCTGTTCATGGGGGAGGAGTTCGCCGCGTCGACGCCGTGGCAGTTCTTCACCTCGCACCCGGAGCCGGAGCTCGGCGAGGCCACCTCGCAGGGCCGGCTGCGCGAGTTCGAACGGATGGGCTGGGACGCAGCGGCCGTGCCGGACCCGCAGGACGAGAGCACGTTCACCAACTCGAAGCTGCGCTGGTCCGAAGTGGAGGACGGGGACCACGCCCGCCTGCTGCAGTTGTACCGGGAGCTGATCCGGCTGCGCCGCCAGGAACCGGAGCTGACCAGTGCGGACCTGCAGGCCGTCGCCGTGGACTTCGACGAGGACCGCCGCTGGCTGCTGCTGCGCCGCGGCCGCGTCACGGTGGCCTTCAACTTCGCGGAGGACGAGCGCCGGATCGAGGCCGGACCGGGACGGCTGCTGCTCGCGACGGACCCGGACGCGAAGCTCGACGGCGCTCTGTCGCTGCCGGGCAGGTCGGCGGCCGTGCTGCGGCGGCAAGGCGAAGGCTCCGCGTGA
- a CDS encoding metalloregulator ArsR/SmtB family transcription factor gives MGHRSHPDAVAAIAALADASRRAVYEFVLAATAPVSRDDVAGGLGMVRGTAAFHLDRLAREELLTVTYRRLTGRSGPGSGRPTKLYAPTVREVSVSLPQRHYDLAAELLAAAVEESTRTGEPVQEALSHAAAQAGRAIGSEGELEDALAHYGYQPVREEDGSIIMRNCPFHRISKTHTATVCGMNLDLLGAAAAASGQGGSTAVLDPAPGRCCVRILPPAD, from the coding sequence ATGGGACATCGCAGCCATCCGGACGCCGTCGCGGCCATTGCCGCGCTGGCGGACGCCTCCCGCCGCGCCGTGTACGAGTTCGTCCTCGCCGCGACTGCCCCGGTGAGCCGGGACGACGTCGCCGGCGGCCTCGGCATGGTGCGCGGCACGGCCGCCTTCCACCTGGACCGGCTGGCGCGCGAAGAACTGCTCACCGTCACCTACCGAAGGCTGACCGGGCGCAGCGGCCCGGGCTCCGGCCGCCCCACCAAGCTCTACGCCCCCACCGTCCGCGAGGTCTCGGTCAGCCTGCCCCAGCGGCACTACGACCTGGCGGCGGAACTGCTGGCTGCGGCGGTGGAGGAATCGACCCGCACCGGCGAGCCCGTGCAGGAGGCCCTCAGCCACGCCGCGGCCCAAGCCGGCCGGGCCATCGGCTCCGAGGGCGAACTGGAGGACGCCCTGGCGCACTACGGGTACCAGCCGGTACGCGAAGAAGACGGCAGCATCATCATGCGCAACTGCCCGTTCCACAGGATTTCGAAGACGCACACCGCGACTGTCTGCGGCATGAACCTCGACCTGCTCGGCGCCGCCGCAGCCGCGTCCGGCCAGGGCGGCTCCACGGCCGTCCTTGATCCCGCCCCGGGCCGCTGCTGCGTGCGCATCCTCCCGCCGGCGGACTGA
- a CDS encoding MmcQ/YjbR family DNA-binding protein, producing the protein MPTEDDVRRLCLDLAGVTERPSWGRPAWFARTLMARIWEPGVLTVKTDEREALAGTDPEAFFWTPHHERSPNLVLVRLDRVAPDELAELLDESYRIAGPPGKTGRSGFSGRSADGGT; encoded by the coding sequence ATGCCTACCGAGGATGATGTGCGCCGGCTCTGCCTGGACCTGGCGGGGGTAACCGAGCGGCCCAGCTGGGGCAGGCCGGCCTGGTTCGCCCGCACCCTGATGGCGCGGATCTGGGAGCCAGGCGTGCTGACCGTCAAGACCGACGAGCGCGAGGCCCTCGCGGGTACCGACCCGGAGGCCTTCTTCTGGACGCCGCACCACGAGCGGTCCCCCAACCTCGTGCTCGTCCGGCTGGACCGCGTCGCTCCGGACGAGCTCGCCGAGCTGCTCGACGAGTCCTACCGGATAGCAGGACCGCCCGGAAAAACCGGTCGTAGCGGCTTTTCCGGGCGGTCCGCAGACGGCGGGACCTAG